Genomic DNA from Amycolatopsis alba DSM 44262:
GCAGATGTGTCAGCTTGGCGGCCGATCCGTTGGTCACCAGGTTCTTGACGAAGAACTGGCGGCCGTAGATGCCCCACTGGACGAAGTAGCCGACACGGGCGTACCCGCTCACGATGTCGCCGGTGCGAGCGCTGACTGCCGCGCTCGCCGCGGAGACGTTGTCGTACCCGTCACGGGCTTTGACCGTGAAAGAGTACGAAGTGGACGGTGAAAGCCCGCTCACCGTCGCGGTCGTCCCGTTCACCGTGGTGGCGAGGTTCGAGCCGTTGTAGACGTCATAGGAGACGACGCCGGTGTTGTCGGTCGACGCGTTCCACGCCAGGGCGACGGAACTCGACGTGACCGCGGTCGAGCGGAGGTTCGTCGGCGCGGTCGGCGCCTGGGTGTCGTCGCTCGGGTTGTTGGTGGTCACCGCCAGCGCCGCGGTGGGCGGGGATTTGGCGTCCTTCCGGTCCTTGGCGACGACGGTGAAGCTGTAGGCCGTGTTCGGCGTCAGCCCGGTGATCCTCGCTTCGGTGCCGGTGACCGAGGTCGCCAGCGTCGTGCCCTGGTAGACGTCGTAGCCGGTGACGGGCAGGGAACCCGGTGCCGAGGCGTTCCAGGCCAGCGCGGCGGTCGTGGTCGTCTTCGCCACGAGCCGCAGGTTGGCCGGGGTCGACGGCGGCGCGTCGCCCGAACCGTCACAGTTGGCGTCGTCGATCCGGCACGTGGTCGGGGTGCCCCCGGAACTGAGCTGGAACGTCGGGCTGTACGGATAGGTCGACCGGCCCGGCCCGAGGGACTTGATGTAGAAGGCCGGGCTGAGGGTGACCTGGTTGCCCGATTGGGAAACCGTGGCGTTGGCGCCGTTCGAGGCGGTCACGCCGGCGGGGACGGTGAAGGTGATGGACCAGTCGGCGACGGTTTCGCTGCTGGGGTTGGTGACGGTGTACTCACCGGTGTTCCCGGTGAGGGTGAAGGCGGCGCGGAGGCGGCCCGCCGCCAGCGCCGGAGTACCTGCGGCTACGAGTAGCCCGGCAGCGAGGAGTGTCACGGTGAGTGCGCTGAGTAGTCGTTTTCTGGTGCGTCTCATGGCGGTTCTCTCCAAAGAGGCGGCGAGACTGACCTGCTCGGAAAATGGCGCGTGTGGTCTAGACCACAGATGAATGTAGCGCGGCATGCATAAAAGGTCTAGACCGATTCGTCGGTCGTGAACCCATTCGGCGCCGGATGCGGACAACAAGTGACACTGACGAACGGCGAAGGGTGGTTCATGAGCTCATCTGGGGCGGATCCGGGCGATCTGGAAGACGCGGAAGTGATCGCGAGGTCGGTGACCAGCCCGGACTGGTTCTCCGCGATCTTCGACCGGCATGCCGCGCACGTCCACCGCTATCTGGTCAGGCGCATCGGGCCCTCGGCCGCGGAGGACGCGCTGGGGGAGACGTTCCTGGTGGCCTTCCGCAAACGCGAGGGCTACGACGTCCAGCGCCGCGACGCCCGGCCATGGCTCTACGGCATCGCGACCAACCTGGTGGCGCAGCGGCGCCGTGACGAGGTCAGGGAGCTGAAACTCCGTGAAGCCCTCGGCCCGCCGCCCGACGAAGAAGGGCACGCCGAACGTGTCGCCGATCAGGTGACCGCCGAGGCGATGGGGAAGCTGCTGGACTCCGCGCTGGCGGAGCTGGCCGACGGCGACCGCGACACGCTCACGCTGTTCGCCGGGGAAGGGCTCGGCTACGAGGAGATCGCCGCCGCGCTGGACATCCCGCTCGGCACCGTCCGGTCACGGCTCAACCGTGCCCGCCGAAAGGTCCGAGAGGCGCTGGGGCGCCCGGACATCACGATCGCGAAGGAGATCACCACCCATGGATGAGTTGCAGCTGATCGCCGAGCGGACCGGTTCGGTGCCTCTGGCGGAATCCGGCGCCCTCGGCGCGGCCCGCGCGCGATTGATGGCCGAGATCGCCGCCGCCGAAGCGGAAAACGTGGTGCCATTGGGGGAAAACGTGGTGCCATTGAAGAAACCGCGGCGCTGGGTCTGGATCGGCGCCGGCGCGGTCGGCCTCGCCGCGGCGATCACCGCGGTCGTCGCGCTGGCACCGGTCGAACAGGTCGGCCTCGAACCGCCCGCGGCCGCCGCGGATCCGGTGGCGGTCCTGCGCAACGCCGCCGCGGCCGCGCTGAAAACGCCGGACACACCGCCGAAACCGGGCCAATTCGTCTACACGAAGACCAAGCAGCCTGACGGCGAGCGGGAATCGTGGGTTTCGGCGGACGGCACCCACGACGGGATGATCAAGATGACGGATGGAAGCGCCTTCCCGCTTCCGGGCTGCCGGAACGGGCAGGCGCAGGTGTACAAGGGCGAAGAGCCGCTCAAGGGCGTCACGGAGCCGTGCACGCCGTCACCCGGCTACCGGAAGGATCTCCCCACCGACGCCGACGCGATGTTCGCCTACCTCAACGCCCATCACAGCGGCGGTAAGGGCGACTTCAACGCGTTGGGCAAGGACATCCTCGCGCTGGCGAACGAAACCTACCTTCCGCCCGCCGTCCGGGCGGCCTTGTACGGCGCGGCGGCCAAGGTGCCCGGTCTCCGCGCCGTCGACCACGTCAAGGATGGAGCGGGCAGGCCCGGTGTAGGCATCACCTGGCCGCTCAGGCCGGAGGACGACCCCAAGATGGCGAAGCCGGTCGTGATCGTCTTCGCCGCCGACACCTTCCTGTACCTGGGCACGAATTCGACCGCGGTGACCGCGTCCGGGGTGGTGGACGCGGTCGGTCGGCGGCCCTAGTGGGATCAGCGGCCGGTGAAGGTCGCCTTGCCGGGGCCGTCGGCGAGGAACGACTTCACCGCGCCGCGCAGGTCCTCGGTGTCGAACAGCCCGGCGGCGATCGTCGTGATGTGCGCGTTCGCCTCGGCGACGCCGCCGTGCTCGTAGTGCTCGAGGACCTTCTTGGTGGCCGCGTGCGCCCGCGTCGGCCCCTGTGCGAGGTCCGTCGTGAAGGCGCGCGCCGCCTCGTCGAAGCCTTCGACCGGGAGCACCCGATTCACCACGTTCCAGCGTTCGAGGGTCGCGGCGTCGTAGGTCGCGCCGGTCATCACGAACTCCTTGGCACGGCCGACGCCGGCGCGGGCGGCGAGCCGCTGGGTGCCGCCCATCGTCGGGGTCAGGCCGACGACCCGCTCGACGAGACCGAACTTGGCCTTTTCGCTCGCGAGAATGATGTCGCAGGCGACCGCGACCTCGAAGGCCCAGGTCAGGCACAGGCCATGGGCGGCGAACACGGTGGGGAACGGGAGCGCGGCGATCCGGTCGGGGATCGCCAGCATCTCGTCGAAGAGCACCTTGGCCTCGGCGGCATCGGCCTGGGCATCGAACAGGGAGACGTCGACGCCGCCGCTGACGATCTTCCCCTCGGCCCGGATCAGGGCCGCGCGCGGCGGCGTGGTCTCCAATTCGCCGATCGCCTCGCCCAGTTCGTCCTGTAGTTCCGCCGTGTACAGATTCAGCGGCGGCGAAGCGATGGTCAGGACGGCGAGATCGTCTTCACGGTCGAGGCGGATCGAGGTGGCCAAGGCGGGTTACCTCCCGGTAGGTCGTTTTCCCGTGACCCTAGCCGGAGGTGGCCGCGAGTTCGTCCCATTGCGCCTGTGCTTCCGGTCGCCATTCGACGTGCTTGCGATGGAAGAGATCCGCCGCGCGCACGCCGCTCCAACCGTCCGGGAGGAGTTTCAGCGGAAGGCGTGGATCCAGGAACGGGAAGCTGCGCCATTCGTGGACGAGTTCGGTCTGCGCGCGCAGGACACCGCGTTCACCGGAGGGGTGCGTACCGGTGAAACGGTCGATGAAGTCCTCGTAGCGGTCCTTGAGATCGCTGAGATCCCAGGACCGGCTGACCATCGTCTCCTGATCGCCGACTTCGCCGTAGGCGGCGGAGAACGACATCGCCTGCGCGTCGAGGCCGAGTTCCTGCACGATCTGCTGGGCTTCCCGCTGACGGCTGAGATCCGGGCTGACCCAGACGCCCGCCACCGGCGAGCCGAAGCCGGCCCAGGTCAGGCGCGTACGCAGGCGATGCCGGAGATCCCGCTTCGCCTCGGGGACCGACACGATCAGCATCAGCCAGCGGTCGTCCCATTCGTTCTCCTCGTTACCGAAGGCGTAGATCCGTTCAGCGCCTTCGGTGAGAAGCCGTCTGCCTGGTGGAGTGAGTGACCAGCGCACTCTTCGTCCGACGCGTTCGGAGACCACCCAGCCCTCCGCGGAGGACCGGGCCAGCGCCTGCCGGGCGGACTTTTCTTCGATGTCCAGCACTCGCAGCGCTTCGACCAGCGTCGATGTCCAAATCGATTGGTCACGCGGCAGGACGTACTCGCCGAGGATCGTCATCAGCAGCGACCGCGCGCTGGCATGACTGACTTCCCGCCGCCTGCTCAACGTCGGCCTACGGGTACCGCCTTTCTGCTGGGGGACGACGGGGACCGGGGTGGCGGAGTCCGCCATTTGCTGTCACCGACCTCAATGCTCGGGGATTCGTTCGGGTCCAGAAGAACATCCAGGCTACCCACGTTCCGTGATCGCTTGGATACTTGCCACTCTTCCGAGGGACCACGAGCTGTTCAATCGGGCCCCGTAGACTTACCGATCTCATGAGCGCCACACTCGTTGCCAAGGATCTCGCCGCCGGCCACGGCGACCGTGTTCTGTTCTCCGGTCTCGACCTGGTCGTCGCCCCTGGCGAAGTGATCGGTCTCGTCGGCGTGAACGGCGCGGGCAAGTCGACCCTGCTGAAGACCCTCGGCGGCCTCGTGCCGCCGGAAGAGGGCAGCGTCCGGCTGAACCCGCCGACGGCCACCGTCGGTCACCTCCCGCAGGAGCCGGAACGGCGCGAGGGTGAGTCCGTCCGCGCGTTCCTCTCCCGCCGCACCGGTGTCACCGCCGCGCAAGCTGCGCTCGACGCCGCCACCGAGGCGCTCACCGCGGGTGAACCCGGCTCGGACGACGCCTATGGTGTGGCGCTCGACCGCTGGCTCGCGCTCGGCGGCGCCGACCTGGACGACCGGGCGGGGGAGGTCGTCGCGGACCTCGGGCTCACGGTCAACCTCGACCAGCCGATGCTCTCGCTGTCCGGCGGGCAGGCGGCGCGGGCGGGCATGGCCTCGCTGCTGCTGAGCCGGTACGACATCTTCCTGCTCGACGAGCCGACCAACGACCTCGACCTCGACGGCCTCGAACGGCTCGAACGGTTCGTGACCGGGCTGCGCGCCGGGACCGTGCTGGTCAGCCACGACCGGGAGTTCCTCGCCCGCACCGTGGACCGCGTCGTCGAACTCGACTACGCCCAGCAGCAGGTGCGGACCTACGGCGGCGGTTACGAGTCGTACCTGGAGGAGCGCGCCGTCGCGAGGCGGCACGCTCGCGAGGAGTACGACGAGTACGCGAACACCAAGGCCTCGCTCGAGGCCCGTGGGTCGATGCAGCGTTCATGGATGGAGAAGGGCGTCAAGAACGCCCGGCGCAAGGCCACCGACAACGACAAGGTGGGCCGCAAGTTCCGGAGCGAGGCGACGGAGAAGCAGGCGTCGAAGGCGCGCCAGACCGACCGCATGATCGAACGGCTCGAGGTGGTCGAGGAACCGCGCAAGGAATGGGAACTGCGGATGGAGATCGCCGCGGCACCCCGCGCGGGGGCGGTCGTGGCGACCCTGCGCGGCGCGATGGTGCGGCGGGGCGAGTTCACCCTCGGCCCGGTGGACCTGCAGATCGACTGGGCGGACAAGGTCGCGATCACCGGGGCCAACGGCGCCGGGAAGTCGACCCTGCTCGCCGCCCTGCTCGGCCGGGTCCCGGTCGACGAGGGTGCCGCGTCGCTCGGCTCAGGTGTCGTGGTCGGCGAGGTCGACCAGGCGCGGAAGCTGTTCCTCGGCGACCTTCCGCTCGTCGAGGCCTTCGCCCGCGAGGTCCCGGAGCTCGCCGACGCCGACGTGCGGACGTTGCTGGCGAAGTACGGGCTGAAGGCCGCGCACGTCCTGCGGTCGGCGGCCACGTTGTCGCCGGGGGAGCGGACCCGGTCGGCGCTGGCGCTGCTGCAGGCGCGCGGGGTGAACCTGCTGGTGCTCGACGAGCCGACGAACCACCTCGACCTGCCCGCGATCGAGCAGCTGGAGTCGGCGCTCTCGGAGTATCCGGGGACGCTGCTGCTGGTGACGCACGACCGGCGGATGCTGGACGCGGTGGCGACCACACGACGGCTTGAGGTCGCCGAGGGGAAGGTCACCGAGCTCTGAGCCTTCATTGGGGGCAAGGCAAGGGGGGCTCAGCCACTCGCCCGCAGGCCGACCTCGGGTGTTGCGAAAGCCCCTTTCGCAACGTTGAAGGTTGCGAAAGGGGCTTTCGCAACGTTTCCGGGACTCCGCCGCCCACGAGAACGCAAGATCCGCGGTGAAGGGGACTTTCCGCTCGTGCGATGAGGGAAAGGTCCCGTTCGCCCCGCTGACCGCCGCCTAACACCGGTCCGTGAAGGCCTCCTTCCCTACCCTGAAGGTAGCGAAGGAGGCCTTCACGGACTTGGCACCTAACAGGACACCTTTGCCCTACCGCTCTATAGACGCCGAAACGCGCCAGAGTCAGCCCTTGGTAGCGCCGCCGGTGAGGCCCTTCACGAACTGCTTCTGCAGAGCCAGGTAGAAGATCAGCACCGGCAGCGTCGCCAGGAACATCAGCGCGAACACGCTGCCGAGATCCGCCTGGTACTGGCCGATCGACCGGTAGATCCCGGTGGTGACCGTGGTTCCCTGGCTGGGACCGAGGATGATCAGCGGGTCGATGAAGTCGTTCCAGATCCACACCCCGAGGAAGATCAGGACGCTCGCCGTGGCCGGGCGCAGCAGCGGGAACACGATTCGCCAGAACACCTGCGCCCGGCTCGCCCCGTCGAGCAGGGCGGCCTCCTCGAGTTCCACCGGCACCCCGCGGATGAAGCCCGTGAACACGAAGACCCCGAACGGCACGTAGTACCCGACGTTGAACAGCACCAGGCCCTGCAGTGTCGCCATCAACCCGGTCAGCCGCAGTACCTCGGTGACCGGGATCAGGATCACCTGCGGCGGGATCATCAAGCCCGCCAGCAGGATCAGCGCGAGCACCTTGGTCCACCGCTTGTCCGAGCGCGCCAGGTAATGGCCCAGCATGGCCGAAAGCACCGTCAGCACGAGGATCGACAGCAGGGTGACGAGCATGCTGTTCGCCAGGCTCACCCAGAACAGGCCGTCGGGCCGGGTGAGCACGGCGTGGACGTTGGTCAGCGTCGGCGGCAGCGGGACCGACGCCGGTTCCCTGGCGATCAGGTCGCCGGGTTTGAAGACGTTGACGAGCACGTAGTACAGCGGCACGAAGAAGATCGCGCTCGCCACGATCGCCGCAGTCGGCCGGAGCCACGAACCGTCCTTTGTGGTCACAGGTCGACCTCCCGCCGCCGCAGGAACCGCAGCACGATCGTGGTCAGCGTCGCCACGATCACCAGCATCACCACGGCCATCGCGGACGCGTAGCCGACGTGGTTCGCGTCGAGGCCGGTGGCCAGGACGTTGAACGCGATGGTGGCGGTGGTTCCCGAACCCGGCCCGCCGTTGGTGACGACCTTGACGTAGTCGTAGGTCTTGAACGCGGAGATCAGCAGGACGACGGTGTTGATCGTCAGCGAAGGCGCGAGCAGCGGCCAGGTCACGGCGCGGAACCGCCGGACCGGTCCGGCGCCGTCGATCTCCGCCGCCTCCAGCAGTTCGGCCGGGATGCCCTGCAGGCCCGCGAGGTAGACGACCACGCAGAACCCCAGCATCTGCCAGCACACGATCGACGCGACCGAGTACAGCGCGAGATCCGGATCCGAGAGCCAGCCCGGCGGATGCTCGACGCCGAGCGCGCGGAGGACGTCGTTGACCGGGCCCCGGTCGTCGAGCAGTTTCGTCCAGATGATGCTGACCACGACCGAGCTGAGGATCACGGGCGTGAAGAACACGCTCCGCAAAGCGTTGTACAGCCAGCCTTTCCGATCGAGCAGCAGTGCGACGCCGAGTCCGAGCACGTTCGGCACGACCACGACGATCACGGTCAGGATCGTGGTGACCCGGAGCGCGGTCAGGAACTGCTCGTCCTGGAACAGCAGCTTGTAGTTCGCGAGCCCCACGAACTCCGAGGGTGGGTTGAACGGGTTGTGGTTCGTCAGGCTGTAGCCGAAGCTGATGAGGATCGGCGCCATGACGAAGCAGAGATAGACGACGACTCCGGGCGCGCCGAACGAGGCGAAATGCCACACCCGCGGCAGGATCGGTTTTCTCCCCATCGTGGTGTCAGCGCGCCTTCGCCCACTCGGCGTCCAGGAACGCGCACGCGTCGGCCACCGTTTTACGGCTGGTGATGACGTCCTGCGCGGCCTGGTAGACCTTGTCCTTCATCCCCGGCAGGAGCCCGTCGTCCGCGGTCTCCCAGCTGAAGGCGTTCACGACGGCGTTCTTCGCCACGGCCTCCTGGTAGAGGTCGTAGCCCGCCTTGAAGACGGGGCCGGCGTCGGACGGCGGCGTGTAGCCCTTGATCGCGGGGAACAGGCCGTCGGCCTTGACCGAGGCGTCGATCTGTTCCTTGTCGAGCTGGAACGCGAGCGCGAACTTCCTTGCCGCGTCGAGGTTCGGGGACTTGGCGTTGACGACGATGCCGCCGCCGGTGTACGCGGGAACGACGAGTTTCCCGTCCTCGGAAGGGAAGTTGAAGACGCCGATCTCGAACGGCGGCTTCTTCGCGTCGGCGCTGGCGGCGAACCAGTTTCCCATCGGGTACATCGCGCCTTCGCCGTTGAGGAAGGCCGCCTCGGTCGCCGAGTAGTCGCGCGAGACCTGGGTCTTGTCGATGTAGCCCTTGGCGACCAAGTCGGCGAACTTGCCGAACGCCTGCTGGAACGCCGGGTCGGCGAACTTGACCCTGTCGGCCCGGCGCTGGGAAAGCCAGTCCGGGGTCTTGCCGTAGACCTCGACGCTGACCAGGCCGTCCAACAGCATCGCGGACGGGAACCCTTCCTTGCCGCCGCCGATGGTGAACGGCGTGACGCCCTTCGCCTTCAGCTTCTCCGACGCGGCGAGGAGTTCGTTCCACGTCTTCGGTGCCGACGTGATCCCGGCGTCGGCGAAGAGCTTCTTGTTGTAGTAGACCGGCGGGATGGTCTGGGTGTTGGCCGGCAGCTGGTGGTGCCCGCCCTTGATCGGGTTGGCCGCGGGGAACTGGAAGTCCTTGAGTTCCTCGGGCGTCCACGCGTAGAGGTTGCCCGATTCGGCGAAACCGGCCGAGTCGACGGCGATCGCGACGTCGGGGAACTGGCCGGACTGCAGCAGCTGCTTGGCGTAGCCGGTGCGGTCGGTCGACGGGGCGACCAGCTTCTTCACGCTCAGACCGGGATTCCGGTCCGTGACCCGCTTGATCGCGGAGTCCCAATAGGACGGTGGCAGGTTCGGCGTTTCGAACGTCAGGAAGGTGATCTCGTTGCCCGAGGCGGTCGTCCCGCCGCCGACCGTGCAGCCGGTGAGGCTCGCGGCGACCAGTAGCGCCGCTCCCCACGCGAAGGACCTTCTCATACCCCAGTCACCCTTCTCGCGGCGTCGCGCAGACGACGGCATTCGATCGGATGTCTAGGGCGATGTCAAGCGACCAGGTGCGTCATTCGTGGGTGAATTGGGGCGATACATCTGATCTATTGCGGGTTCAGAGCTTGGTCAGCCGGATCATCACGCTGGCGAAATCGCCGTCCGGCAGGCCGGGGACCAGGCCGTGTGCCAGCAGCGCGGCACCGTGGCGCACCTGTCCGGTGTCCTCGTCGCGGTAGCGGGCGGCGGGGTCGAGGCCGTCGAGCCGGATCGGTCGTTCGTGAGTGTGGAAATGTGCCGCTTGCCGGAACACGAACACGACCGTGCGCCCGCCGTCGGCCGCCACGTACTGCAGCGCGGAGACGCCGTCGGTGGCCGGGGCCACCAGCCGGTGAAGCCTGCCGTGCTGGACGACCGGCCGGATCTCCTTGTACAGCGCGATCTGCTCGCGTGCGTAAGCGAGGTCCTCCTCGGGCCACTTGACGATGTCGCCGCCGATGCCGAGCACCCCCGCCATCGCGACGTGGAACCGGAACCGCAAGGGGGTGGACCGCCGGGTGACGAAGTTCGGGTCGTCGGTGACCCACGCGGACATCGCGCGCGCCGGGTACACCTGGCCATAGCCGTGCTGGATGACGAGCCTGTCGAGCGCGTCGGTGTTGTCGGAGGTCCAGACCTGGTCCGTCCTGGCCATGATCCCGAGATCGATCCGCCCGCCCCCGCCGCTGCACGCCTCGATCCGCAGGCCGGGATGGCCCGCGCGCAGGCGGTCCATGATCCGGTAGACCGCGCGGGTGTGCTCTGCCCAGAGCCGGTCCTGATCGCCGTCGGCAGGCCAGCCGGCTTCGCTGAACGGGCGGTTCATGTCCCATTTCAGGAAGTCGATGCCGTGCTCGCCGACGAGGGAGTCAAGCGTGCCGAACGCCCACTCCGCGACGTCCGGGCGGGCGAAATTGAGCACCAGCTGCCGCCGGAGCTCCGAACGTGTCCTTTGTGGATAGTGCAGGACCCAGTCCGGATGCGCGCGGTACAGATCGCTGTCCGGGTTGACCATCTCCGGTTCGACCCAGATCCCGAACTTCATGCCGAGCCGGTGCACTTCGCCGACCAGTGGTTCGAGGCCGTCGGGGAACTTGTCCCGGTTGACCTGCCAGTCGCCGAGCCCGGCGTGGTCGCCGCCGCGGGCGCCGAACCAGCCGTCGTCCATCACGAACAGTTCGACACCGAGTGCTGCCGCCTTCTCCGCCAGCTCGCGCTGCCCGGCCTCAGTGACGTCGAAACCCGTTGCCTCCCAAGAGTTGTAGAGCACCGGCCGGAGCTCGCCGGGATGGGGGAGGAGGTGGCCGAGGGTGTACGCGTGCCAGGCGCGGCTCGCGGCGCCGAACCCGCCGTCGGTGTAGAGCCCGGCGAAGACCGGTGTGGTGAGTGTGTCGCCGGGGCCGAGCCGGGGGACGACGCCGTCCTGACCGGAGCCACCGGTCACGGTGAGGCGGCCGGTGGACGAGCGGGTGGTGGTGATCCGCCACGAACCGCTCCACGCGAGCACGGCGCTGTAGACCTCGCCGTACCGCTCGGTCGCTTCACCGTCGTCGAGCATCACCCACGGATTGGCGTGATGGCTGGTGATGCCGCGCCTGCTGCCGAAAGTCGTCTCGCCGTGGGGGACAGGCTCGCGGAGCAGCTGGCTTTCCGCGGCCCAGCGGCCCGTGACGTGGCTGATCCGGTAGTCCGGCCGGAGCGGCACGACCCAGGTCGCCGAGTCGGCGCGGACGACCTCGACCGGGCCTTCCGTGCCGTCGTGGGTGAGTTCGGTCCAGCGCTCGACGACGTCGGTGCCCGCCGGGACGCGATAGCCGAGCGTGATCCGCAGGGGGTAGTGGCGATCGCGGAAGTGGACGCGCAACTGTCCGCCGTCGATGTCGTGGGAGAGGTACCGCCATTCGAGGGCGCGGGTGCCGTCGGCGAACCGGAGCTGGAGCGCGGGGGTCCAGTAGCGGGTGCCGCCGTCCGCGGCGAGTTCGTCCAGGCCCTCGTTGGGATCGTTGAAGGCGTCCCAGCGTTCCTTGGTCCGGGGGAGGACGTCGGCGAGCTGCTCCGGAGTGAGCGCCGGGCCCCAGTAGACGTGGGAGGGCGCGTCGTCCTCGGTCAGCCTGAGCGCGTAACTCGTGGCCGCCGTGCGGATGAGCCAGGAACGGGTGCTTTCGTCGTAAACGATCTCGGCCACGCCGCCATCCTGGCCCCGGATCGTGACGGGGGCCAGGTGGCTCCCGCTCGGCGGTACATCGGGTGGTGCCCAGGGTGACGCGATACCGAACTCGCGTGATCGGACACGGGACTCGCGTGCTTGAGCACGGAACTCACGTGATCAGAGGCCGATCACCCGAGTGCGGCATACAGTCACGCGAGTTCCGGCCCTGATCACGTGTGTTCCGGGTTCGATCACGTGAGTTCCGGGCTCCTCAGCCGCCGACCTTCGCGATCGCCACGATGTTCTCCGGCCGCACCCGTACGATCACCTTCCCCGGCGACGTCGCGTACGCCAGCCAGCCCTCGATCGCCTCCGGTCCCGCCTCCCCGAGATACCGCTGCGCGATCAACGACGAACCCGCGCGCACCTCGCCCGGATCCGAAACGATCTCCGCGACTCCTTCGACACTCACGAACGAGAACGGCGGACGCGGATCGTCGGCGACCACCGAAACGCGCGGGTTTTCCTTGAGCGCCTTGCCTTTGACGGTGTCCGCGCCCAGGTTGACCAGGATGTCGTC
This window encodes:
- a CDS encoding carbohydrate ABC transporter permease; protein product: MTTKDGSWLRPTAAIVASAIFFVPLYYVLVNVFKPGDLIAREPASVPLPPTLTNVHAVLTRPDGLFWVSLANSMLVTLLSILVLTVLSAMLGHYLARSDKRWTKVLALILLAGLMIPPQVILIPVTEVLRLTGLMATLQGLVLFNVGYYVPFGVFVFTGFIRGVPVELEEAALLDGASRAQVFWRIVFPLLRPATASVLIFLGVWIWNDFIDPLIILGPSQGTTVTTGIYRSIGQYQADLGSVFALMFLATLPVLIFYLALQKQFVKGLTGGATKG
- a CDS encoding carbohydrate ABC transporter permease; translated protein: MWHFASFGAPGVVVYLCFVMAPILISFGYSLTNHNPFNPPSEFVGLANYKLLFQDEQFLTALRVTTILTVIVVVVPNVLGLGVALLLDRKGWLYNALRSVFFTPVILSSVVVSIIWTKLLDDRGPVNDVLRALGVEHPPGWLSDPDLALYSVASIVCWQMLGFCVVVYLAGLQGIPAELLEAAEIDGAGPVRRFRAVTWPLLAPSLTINTVVLLISAFKTYDYVKVVTNGGPGSGTTATIAFNVLATGLDANHVGYASAMAVVMLVIVATLTTIVLRFLRRREVDL
- a CDS encoding extracellular solute-binding protein produces the protein MRRSFAWGAALLVAASLTGCTVGGGTTASGNEITFLTFETPNLPPSYWDSAIKRVTDRNPGLSVKKLVAPSTDRTGYAKQLLQSGQFPDVAIAVDSAGFAESGNLYAWTPEELKDFQFPAANPIKGGHHQLPANTQTIPPVYYNKKLFADAGITSAPKTWNELLAASEKLKAKGVTPFTIGGGKEGFPSAMLLDGLVSVEVYGKTPDWLSQRRADRVKFADPAFQQAFGKFADLVAKGYIDKTQVSRDYSATEAAFLNGEGAMYPMGNWFAASADAKKPPFEIGVFNFPSEDGKLVVPAYTGGGIVVNAKSPNLDAARKFALAFQLDKEQIDASVKADGLFPAIKGYTPPSDAGPVFKAGYDLYQEAVAKNAVVNAFSWETADDGLLPGMKDKVYQAAQDVITSRKTVADACAFLDAEWAKAR
- a CDS encoding RNA polymerase sigma factor → MSSSGADPGDLEDAEVIARSVTSPDWFSAIFDRHAAHVHRYLVRRIGPSAAEDALGETFLVAFRKREGYDVQRRDARPWLYGIATNLVAQRRRDEVRELKLREALGPPPDEEGHAERVADQVTAEAMGKLLDSALAELADGDRDTLTLFAGEGLGYEEIAAALDIPLGTVRSRLNRARRKVREALGRPDITIAKEITTHG
- a CDS encoding CU044_5270 family protein; translated protein: MDELQLIAERTGSVPLAESGALGAARARLMAEIAAAEAENVVPLGENVVPLKKPRRWVWIGAGAVGLAAAITAVVALAPVEQVGLEPPAAAADPVAVLRNAAAAALKTPDTPPKPGQFVYTKTKQPDGERESWVSADGTHDGMIKMTDGSAFPLPGCRNGQAQVYKGEEPLKGVTEPCTPSPGYRKDLPTDADAMFAYLNAHHSGGKGDFNALGKDILALANETYLPPAVRAALYGAAAKVPGLRAVDHVKDGAGRPGVGITWPLRPEDDPKMAKPVVIVFAADTFLYLGTNSTAVTASGVVDAVGRRP
- a CDS encoding enoyl-CoA hydratase/isomerase family protein: MATSIRLDREDDLAVLTIASPPLNLYTAELQDELGEAIGELETTPPRAALIRAEGKIVSGGVDVSLFDAQADAAEAKVLFDEMLAIPDRIAALPFPTVFAAHGLCLTWAFEVAVACDIILASEKAKFGLVERVVGLTPTMGGTQRLAARAGVGRAKEFVMTGATYDAATLERWNVVNRVLPVEGFDEAARAFTTDLAQGPTRAHAATKKVLEHYEHGGVAEANAHITTIAAGLFDTEDLRGAVKSFLADGPGKATFTGR
- a CDS encoding ABC-F family ATP-binding cassette domain-containing protein, with amino-acid sequence MSATLVAKDLAAGHGDRVLFSGLDLVVAPGEVIGLVGVNGAGKSTLLKTLGGLVPPEEGSVRLNPPTATVGHLPQEPERREGESVRAFLSRRTGVTAAQAALDAATEALTAGEPGSDDAYGVALDRWLALGGADLDDRAGEVVADLGLTVNLDQPMLSLSGGQAARAGMASLLLSRYDIFLLDEPTNDLDLDGLERLERFVTGLRAGTVLVSHDREFLARTVDRVVELDYAQQQVRTYGGGYESYLEERAVARRHAREEYDEYANTKASLEARGSMQRSWMEKGVKNARRKATDNDKVGRKFRSEATEKQASKARQTDRMIERLEVVEEPRKEWELRMEIAAAPRAGAVVATLRGAMVRRGEFTLGPVDLQIDWADKVAITGANGAGKSTLLAALLGRVPVDEGAASLGSGVVVGEVDQARKLFLGDLPLVEAFAREVPELADADVRTLLAKYGLKAAHVLRSAATLSPGERTRSALALLQARGVNLLVLDEPTNHLDLPAIEQLESALSEYPGTLLLVTHDRRMLDAVATTRRLEVAEGKVTEL
- a CDS encoding PaaX family transcriptional regulator, producing the protein MADSATPVPVVPQQKGGTRRPTLSRRREVSHASARSLLMTILGEYVLPRDQSIWTSTLVEALRVLDIEEKSARQALARSSAEGWVVSERVGRRVRWSLTPPGRRLLTEGAERIYAFGNEENEWDDRWLMLIVSVPEAKRDLRHRLRTRLTWAGFGSPVAGVWVSPDLSRQREAQQIVQELGLDAQAMSFSAAYGEVGDQETMVSRSWDLSDLKDRYEDFIDRFTGTHPSGERGVLRAQTELVHEWRSFPFLDPRLPLKLLPDGWSGVRAADLFHRKHVEWRPEAQAQWDELAATSG